The DNA window CTCCTTTTCTGATCGGTACGAAGCATCTGCCGGAAAACAGCCGGATCAATAGCGAGAAGTGCAGCAGCAGTCTGAAAGAGTTTGGGATCGATGGAAAACTGAGTACCTGGCTGGTAAGCCTTGAACCTCGCAGCAAGTGGTGTCCAGTTCGTTGACATGGGTCAACTGGTGTTCTTTAGAAATGAAAACGCTCCACCGGAACAATGTAACTGAGCACTCGTGGTTCAGGTTCACCCAGACGCGCCAGGAGTCGTTCGAATGGTGACCCTGCGTTGAGGTTCAAGCCGCGTATCTTTTTTTCTTCCGCAAAACGGCAGTCCAGGTTAGAAATTTTCTAAAAGAAATTTTCCAATCCGAAAAAAGATTCGAataaccctaaggttaaaacctctataatcgaaattaaaaaattaataattacaTAGTCTTTTGCCCTTTTATCATAGCGCATCCTATATGTATAGCGGTAATTTGTTtcagttaaaaaaaaatatctcaaatCTTGTATATCTACTTTTCTTTCCGCAGATCGAAACAATCCAATAACAACCAAAACCAAAATACTGACGATCAGCAACCGGCGCAGCGGGGCAAGCGAAAAGCTGACCTCAGTCCGCTGAAAAATGACCGTGGAGTGAAACGGTCGGCCCTCGGCAATTTGACTAATGCCGTGGTGCACAACGCAGAAGCCGATGCCGATATCAAGGGTGGAAAGGGGGCAAATGCAATCACGGTAACGACCACCGGTGCTATCACTATAGGCAAGCAGGCTTCCCAGCTGATCCACCAGTTGACTACTAACATCGCAAACAGCAAAAAGACTGCAACATGCAAGACTGCTACGACCGTGAAGGTACGTTTTAGCATAGGTAACCTTAAAAGGTACAGATTAAACTTTTCGATTCGTTTTTTTTCAGACGGAAGTGTTCACCAAACCAGACCCGGACGGACCAAAGACTCGTGCTGCAACGAAAATATTGACCCGTGCGGCCAGTCGCCAACAGCTTAGTGGGAAGAATACAGTAGCTCGTTGTGCCAAAAATGAGACATCCGCTAGCGATACACTTAAGTCGGAACTTTCGGACGTAGCCAACACCATCGTGAAATCGAAAGAGGAAAACAGTTTCCAAGGAGAGAAGCTGCCGTCGATGGTAGACAGATTAGTGACTCAGTTGACTAAGCCAAAGCGTAGGATATCCAATGAGTTTGAGAAGACTGATGATAGTTTGTATGTGTCAGCTCTGGAGGACGTTACCTCCAGCGGATCACTTAGGCTATCGGATAACTTTACGAAGGCTTCTTCCCAGAAAAACACACCAAGTGATGCCACAAAAGTAGAGGAAGACACGTCGTCGCCGCGTAAGCGAACACCCGATGGCGTGGAAGATTACGATTTTGCAAACTGGAACGATGTCTTTCAGATTTCCCATTACGCTCAGGATATTTTTCTTTACCAGAAAGAACGTGAGCCGCAGTTTGCTATACCGGACTACATTTCAAAACAGCCGCATATTAGCAAGTGGATGCGAGCTCTTCTCGTCGATTGGATGGTAGAAATTCAAGAGTCGTTTGAGCTAAACCACGAAACGTTGTACCTTGCAGTGAAGATTGTCGACATCTACCTGTCGAGGGCAGAGGTGCAGAAGGATTCGTTGCAGTTGCTAGGAGCAGCAGCACTTTTCATCGCATCCAAGTATGATGTAAGTCGATGACACAATAATGCAGATGTGAACAGTCTTAATTTATTCGCTTTTTTTTTCTCGTAGGAACGAGTCCCACCAACGGTAGATGATTTCCACTACATTTGTGACGGGGCTTACGAGCGACGCGAGATGATTCTGATGGAGATGACCGTGTTCAAAACGATTGGTTATGATCTGGGCATTCCGTTATCATATCGGTTCCTACGGCGATATGCTCGCGTGAATCGAATCGAGATGAAAGTGTTGACGCTGGCACGCTATATCCTGGAGTTTAGTTTGATGGATTATGCCATCGTACAGCTGCGGGATTCGAAGCTGGCCTGTGCGGCACTATTCATCGCTATGCGGATGAGCAATATGCCTGGCTGGAACAAGACGTTGGAATACTACTCAGGTTGGTGAGAGTTAGTTATTTTATATTCCCGAGTTGGTTTTAGTCGAgtataagttgaaattaattggattggtcccactttTTTCCGTGGACTACATAGTTTATCAACACTAACATCTTAATTTTATTCACTGCTTAGGTTACAAAATCGAAGACTTTGCCGAGATCGCCATTCTGCTGAACAACATCATGACCCGCAAACCGAAGGAATCTCTCAACACCGTCCGACACAAGTATTCTCACGAGTTGTTCTTTGAGTCGGCGAAAAAACCTTTCATCACTGATTTGACCAAACTGTTCGACACGACCGACTACCAGCCGTTGCGCTCGCCTGCTCCGACGACTCCGATCGTGTCCATCAGTAGTGTACCGACTACAACCAGATCACAGCAGTCACAAGCCGCGAGCaaaaaaataacaacaaccacTACAACAGTGTGATACTGGGTAGACCGGTTGTTATTGGTGGCGAACAACGTTTAATCCTTACGATTCACTTGATCCCTTGTGTTCTGTTAAGCACTAGAATGTGGAGGGCGCGGTATCCTCATCCACTCGTTCATCCGTTGGGTAgttagtcgaaaaaaaaataattataaaatatatttgtatgGGTGCGATTTTCAACGCTGTGGCGTATGGCCTATAACGACTAAATGAGTATAAAATAGAGAAACGTGTTTACTGTTTCAGTTTTTTCGTTCATCTTTTTTTAAGATTGTTTATCTATCCTTCCTTAGTCACCTAAAATatatttgaactttttttgtaattatatttggttgtatttcaaattatatcttccaactcaatttcatcaaaaacgAAATGCGTGGGAATGTCATAGTAAAGCGAAACTAGGGAGAAATCCAGACAAAAGAGGCTACGCCACTTTCGAtctcaaaattgaatttttacaAAAGTGTTGATACGAATTCGAATGCAAGATAAGAAAGAACGAGTGAGAAAATTCGACTGAAACACTATGACAGGGTTGTTCAGATTGAGCAACCGACCGTGATAGAGGATTTTCCATCCCTTATTGAGCACAGCAGCAGATTTGTGGTTGGTCCATACGTGGTACGAAAGATAGTAAAttgatgaaataaaaattgcccTGTTGTATGAAGACCTCTCGAATGTCAAAGGGTCTGTATTAAACCTTGCTGAAAACAGTCATTTGTCGAACTGCTTTGTGTGtaaattttaggtaaaaccaaaatccGCGCCTGTACTACAATAAagcgtaaatttttgttcctcTCCCAATAAAGACTGTTGCCATCAGAGAAAACTGTGCTTCATTTCGTGGACGTGAACTGTATACTATCACTCAAGGCCTATTCATTTTTACATGGGACTCTTGGGCGAAAATTGAGTGTGATTTTATGTGTCGAAAACATCTACGTTAAAAACTTGATTTGCTTTAACCCTATTTTGTTTAACAGTTTAATTTATGGCATTTTACCGGAAGTCCAGTTCCGATTCCACATTAGCTAACATATGAATCGATACTAAATCAAACGTGAAAACTAACAGTCGTGTCCGACCAAACACTTTCAATAAGTTGTCAAGCTTCGCATTTCTATAATACttataaatgttaattttgttTGGATTTTGGATACTATTTGTTTCAAAAGAATTTTATCGTCATGGGCGTCAAAACTCTTAGAACGATCTCAGAAGATTGCTTTTTATCGACACGAGACTATCTAACAGTATCCTGATAACATTCGGCCTTGAAAAACACTCCTCGTAGTAAGTTTCTGTGTAAAATATTgcatactttattttttctataGATAATAACACAAATCCCGAGTACAAGCAATATGAAACATGATCGCTAAATGATGGTGCAAATAATTTGCTTCAAGCACTAGAAATAGGATTCATAACAAACTCCACTTTACCGTCATCGTCACACGAGGAAGTTTCTTCCCTCGGAACAGCCAGCACAAGTTGTCTCAACGCCGGAGCCCATTGAACACAGTCGCTTCCGTGGCCCACAACTATCGACCGATGAATCTCGTTGGCTTCGATTGCTTTCCCATCAGTCAATGCTGAAATAAATAACTTTCTATTATAATGACCCTAACGACGCAGTACAAGTACCTTGAGCTAATCGGTACAACTTCTTTGTTAAACCGTCACCTAATTTGCCTCCGTTCCAATCTCGCTCAATTAGTGCACATCGTTTCCGAATTTCCACCTGTTTGGAACTATCTAGTTTAAGCAGGAGCTGTTCCAGTGCatctgtaaatatttttaacatCGCCGCATTTTCCGGATAAATCGTCACGTCCTGGTCTAGTTTAATCTCTAGA is part of the Topomyia yanbarensis strain Yona2022 chromosome 1, ASM3024719v1, whole genome shotgun sequence genome and encodes:
- the LOC131679226 gene encoding G2/mitotic-specific cyclin-B3, with amino-acid sequence MAPVKQNGTTALLPQLMRKTITTRSKQSNNNQNQNTDDQQPAQRGKRKADLSPLKNDRGVKRSALGNLTNAVVHNAEADADIKGGKGANAITVTTTGAITIGKQASQLIHQLTTNIANSKKTATCKTATTVKTEVFTKPDPDGPKTRAATKILTRAASRQQLSGKNTVARCAKNETSASDTLKSELSDVANTIVKSKEENSFQGEKLPSMVDRLVTQLTKPKRRISNEFEKTDDSLYVSALEDVTSSGSLRLSDNFTKASSQKNTPSDATKVEEDTSSPRKRTPDGVEDYDFANWNDVFQISHYAQDIFLYQKEREPQFAIPDYISKQPHISKWMRALLVDWMVEIQESFELNHETLYLAVKIVDIYLSRAEVQKDSLQLLGAAALFIASKYDERVPPTVDDFHYICDGAYERREMILMEMTVFKTIGYDLGIPLSYRFLRRYARVNRIEMKVLTLARYILEFSLMDYAIVQLRDSKLACAALFIAMRMSNMPGWNKTLEYYSGYKIEDFAEIAILLNNIMTRKPKESLNTVRHKYSHELFFESAKKPFITDLTKLFDTTDYQPLRSPAPTTPIVSISSVPTTTRSQQSQAASKKITTTTTTV
- the LOC131676391 gene encoding steroid receptor RNA activator 1-like, which codes for MSGENYRSATKSHDPGWNDPPKLDYNTTGVSPGQSSKLSLNKRVAFPALSATDPAQPTGSLTGNLLPRFVPGDSKPPSAPVSPATQLLSLSTPPKSTPKQNLEIKLDQDVTIYPENAAMLKIFTDALEQLLLKLDSSKQVEIRKRCALIERDWNGGKLGDGLTKKLYRLAQALTDGKAIEANEIHRSIVVGHGSDCVQWAPALRQLVLAVPREETSSCDDDGKVEFVMNPISSA